The following proteins are encoded in a genomic region of Nocardioides sp. cx-173:
- a CDS encoding TIGR03085 family metal-binding protein has product MPTPSFARRERHDLCDLALVLGADAPTLCAGWTARELVAHLLVRETRPLGAAGLVVPALSGLTDRAMARMERRDFAVLVERLRDPGLTPYALPPVERLANTMEYFVHHEDLRRGQPGWEPRALAPEDEERIWRAVRLAGRVLVRPAGVPVRVRRTGGDETLTLRGGDDPVTVTGPPSEVALFLFGRDAVRDLAFDGPPERVDRLRGADLGL; this is encoded by the coding sequence ATGCCCACCCCCTCCTTCGCCCGGCGCGAGCGCCACGACCTCTGCGACCTCGCGCTGGTGCTCGGCGCCGACGCCCCGACGCTCTGCGCGGGATGGACGGCGAGGGAGCTGGTCGCGCACCTGCTGGTGCGCGAGACCCGGCCCCTCGGTGCCGCGGGCCTGGTGGTGCCCGCGCTGTCCGGGCTCACCGACCGGGCCATGGCCCGCATGGAGCGCCGGGACTTCGCGGTCCTGGTCGAGCGGCTGCGCGACCCCGGCCTCACGCCGTACGCGCTGCCGCCGGTGGAGCGGCTGGCCAACACGATGGAGTACTTCGTGCACCACGAGGACCTGCGCCGCGGCCAGCCCGGCTGGGAGCCGCGAGCGCTGGCACCCGAGGACGAGGAGCGCATCTGGCGCGCGGTGCGCCTGGCCGGCCGGGTGCTGGTCCGGCCCGCCGGGGTGCCCGTCCGCGTCCGGCGCACCGGAGGCGACGAGACGCTCACCCTGCGCGGCGGGGATGACCCGGTGACGGTCACGGGCCCGCCCAGCGAGGTGGCGCTGTTCCTCTTCGGCCGCGACGCGGTGCGCGACCTCGCCTTCGACGGCCCGCCCGAGCGGGTCGACCGCCTGCGCGGCGCGGACCTGGGCCTCTAG
- a CDS encoding ABC transporter ATP-binding protein: MSDERADGRGSTGAGFAVLLVAIKREPWVFTLSTLGSVLFGALTVADAWVLGWSTDHVVLPAFESGEVGTGSLVAILALFLGVAILRAVGIVARRLGAGIMQYRMQAHTRRAVTRQYLSLPMEWHQRHPTGELLSNANSDVEAAWAPIAPLPMAVGTVAMMVIAVAQMLAADLVLAVVGLLVFPAVIAVNVIYQRRAQGWMTRAQQLRGEVSEIAHESFDGAMVVKTLGREPEETARFAAKAEELRDVNIRVGRIRAAFDPALAALPGIGVLFVLAVGVSRVLSGATDPGDVVTVAYLLTIVSFPIRSIGWVLGEFPRSVVGYRRVTSVLRADGEMPHGDQAAVHGPGGARLDVESVTYRYEPEQPLLERLTFSVEPGRTVALVGATASGKSTLTTLLTRLVDPDRGRISLDGLDLRELAPGELASAVSIVPQTAFLFDDTVRGNITLGADVSDADVWAALRTAQADGFVAALPEGLDTQLGERGTSLSGGQRQRISLARALVRRPRLLILDDATSAVDPEVEARILAGLRESGAGSTLVVVAYRKATIGLADEVLHLEHGRVVDRGTHAELLARSPSYARLVNAYEQEEVAI; encoded by the coding sequence ATGAGCGACGAACGAGCAGACGGACGGGGATCGACCGGAGCCGGGTTCGCCGTACTCCTGGTGGCCATCAAGCGTGAGCCCTGGGTCTTCACCCTCTCCACGCTCGGCAGCGTCCTCTTCGGCGCGCTGACCGTCGCCGACGCCTGGGTGCTGGGGTGGTCCACCGACCACGTCGTGCTGCCGGCCTTCGAGAGCGGAGAGGTCGGCACGGGCTCGCTCGTGGCCATCCTGGCCCTCTTCCTCGGTGTCGCGATCCTGCGCGCGGTGGGCATCGTCGCGCGGCGGCTCGGCGCGGGCATCATGCAGTACCGCATGCAGGCCCACACCCGCCGCGCCGTCACCCGCCAGTACCTCTCCCTGCCCATGGAGTGGCACCAGCGTCACCCCACCGGCGAGCTGCTCTCCAACGCCAACTCCGATGTCGAGGCGGCCTGGGCCCCCATCGCGCCCCTCCCGATGGCGGTCGGCACCGTCGCGATGATGGTGATCGCGGTGGCGCAGATGCTCGCGGCCGACCTGGTGCTCGCCGTGGTCGGGCTGCTGGTCTTCCCCGCGGTGATCGCCGTCAACGTGATCTACCAGCGCCGCGCCCAGGGGTGGATGACCCGCGCCCAGCAGCTGCGCGGCGAGGTCAGCGAGATCGCCCACGAGTCCTTCGACGGCGCGATGGTCGTCAAGACGCTCGGCCGCGAGCCCGAGGAGACCGCGCGGTTCGCCGCCAAGGCCGAGGAGCTGCGCGACGTCAACATCCGCGTCGGCCGCATCCGGGCCGCGTTCGACCCTGCGCTCGCGGCCCTGCCCGGGATCGGGGTCCTGTTCGTCCTCGCCGTGGGCGTCTCGCGCGTGCTCAGCGGCGCCACCGACCCCGGCGACGTCGTCACCGTCGCCTACCTGCTCACCATCGTGTCCTTCCCCATCCGCTCGATCGGCTGGGTGCTCGGCGAGTTCCCGCGCAGCGTCGTGGGCTACCGCCGGGTGACGTCGGTCCTGCGCGCCGACGGCGAGATGCCGCACGGCGACCAGGCGGCCGTCCACGGGCCCGGCGGGGCGCGCCTGGACGTCGAGTCGGTCACCTACCGCTACGAGCCCGAGCAGCCGCTGCTCGAACGCCTCACGTTCTCGGTCGAGCCCGGCCGCACGGTCGCGCTCGTGGGTGCCACCGCGTCGGGCAAGAGCACGCTGACGACCCTGCTCACGCGGCTGGTCGACCCCGACCGCGGCCGCATCTCGCTCGACGGCCTGGATCTGCGCGAGCTGGCTCCCGGCGAGCTGGCCTCCGCGGTGTCGATCGTGCCGCAGACCGCGTTCCTCTTCGACGACACCGTGCGCGGCAACATCACGCTGGGCGCGGACGTCAGCGACGCCGACGTCTGGGCCGCGCTGCGCACCGCGCAGGCCGACGGCTTCGTCGCGGCGCTTCCTGAGGGCCTCGACACCCAGCTCGGCGAGCGCGGGACGTCGCTGTCCGGCGGCCAGCGCCAGCGCATCTCGCTGGCCCGCGCGCTCGTACGCCGCCCGCGGCTGCTGATCCTCGACGACGCCACCTCGGCCGTCGACCCCGAGGTCGAGGCGCGCATCCTCGCCGGTCTGCGCGAGAGCGGCGCGGGCTCCACGCTGGTCGTCGTCGCCTACCGCAAGGCCACGATCGGCCTCGCCGACGAGGTGCTCCACCTCGAGCACGGGCGGGTGGTCGACCGCGGCACGCACGCCGAGCTGCTCGCCCGCAGCCCGTCGTACGCGCGGCTGGTCAACGCCTACGAGCAGGAGGAGGTGGCCATATGA
- a CDS encoding ABC transporter ATP-binding protein encodes MSTVMDSGEDIGAIATIRRGLHFSPELKEGVWGTLALAVLASVGQVIVPIAVQQTLDRGLGRSGGPDVSFTVWMGLAAGAALLVTSYASYAMTRRLFTTSERGLAMLRIRAFRHVHDLPLLTQNTERRGALVSRVTSDVDQVSQFLVFGGLLFVVSIGQVLIATIVMVFYSWQLALVVWLCFAPLFVSLRFFQRKLSDAYGTVRRQVGVMLSAISEPVVGAAVVRSYAVEARTQERIDQAITRHQRASTRAQGFTAFSFSLGGISAGLANAGVLIVGIWLGFAGDITAGEVVAFAFLVTLFVGPVQMGTQILTDAQNAIAGWRRVIGILDTPADLVDPGPDGQVLPRGPIDVRFEDVEFAYPGGPPVLRDINLHIDAGRRVAIVGETGSGKSTFAKLLTRLMDPSRGSVLLDGVDVREIGEASLRRSVVLVPQEGFLFDDTLRANVRYGRLDATDAEIRASADELGLSDWLDGLPRGLDTQVGQRGESLSAGERQLVALLRAHLADPDLLVLDEATSAVDPQLEMRIGRALERLMSGRTSVTIAHRLSTAESADEVVVVDQGRIVQRGPHAVLAAEAGSVYAGLHRSWVSQQGPATS; translated from the coding sequence ATGAGCACGGTGATGGACTCCGGTGAGGACATCGGCGCGATCGCCACCATCCGGCGCGGGCTGCACTTCTCGCCCGAGCTGAAGGAGGGGGTCTGGGGCACTCTCGCCCTGGCGGTACTCGCCTCGGTGGGGCAGGTGATCGTGCCGATCGCCGTCCAGCAGACCCTCGACCGCGGCCTGGGCCGCTCCGGTGGCCCCGACGTGTCGTTCACGGTGTGGATGGGCCTGGCCGCCGGCGCCGCACTCCTGGTCACGAGCTACGCCTCCTACGCGATGACGCGCCGGCTGTTCACCACCTCCGAGCGAGGCCTGGCGATGCTGCGGATCCGGGCGTTCCGCCACGTGCACGACCTGCCGCTCCTCACGCAGAACACCGAGCGCCGCGGCGCCCTCGTCTCCCGCGTCACCAGCGACGTCGACCAGGTCAGCCAGTTCCTGGTGTTCGGTGGGCTGCTGTTCGTGGTCAGCATCGGGCAGGTCCTCATCGCGACCATCGTGATGGTCTTCTACAGCTGGCAGCTCGCCCTCGTGGTGTGGCTGTGCTTCGCGCCGCTGTTCGTCTCCCTGCGGTTCTTCCAGCGCAAGCTGTCCGACGCCTACGGCACCGTCCGCCGCCAGGTCGGGGTCATGCTCTCGGCGATCTCCGAGCCGGTGGTCGGCGCCGCGGTCGTCCGCTCGTACGCCGTGGAGGCCCGCACCCAGGAGCGCATCGACCAGGCGATCACCCGTCACCAGCGGGCCAGCACCCGCGCCCAGGGCTTCACCGCGTTCTCCTTCTCGTTGGGTGGGATCTCCGCCGGTCTGGCCAACGCCGGCGTCCTCATCGTCGGCATCTGGCTCGGCTTCGCCGGCGACATCACCGCCGGCGAGGTGGTGGCCTTCGCGTTCCTGGTCACCCTGTTCGTCGGGCCGGTCCAGATGGGCACCCAGATCCTCACCGACGCGCAGAACGCCATCGCCGGCTGGCGCCGCGTCATCGGCATCCTCGACACCCCGGCCGACCTGGTCGACCCCGGCCCCGACGGGCAGGTGCTGCCGCGCGGGCCGATCGACGTGCGCTTCGAGGACGTGGAGTTCGCCTACCCCGGCGGGCCGCCGGTGCTGCGCGACATCAACCTCCACATCGATGCCGGCCGCCGGGTCGCGATCGTGGGGGAGACCGGCTCGGGCAAGTCGACCTTCGCCAAGCTGCTGACCCGCCTGATGGACCCCTCGCGGGGCTCGGTCCTGCTCGACGGCGTCGACGTGCGCGAGATCGGGGAGGCCTCGCTGCGCCGCAGCGTGGTGCTGGTGCCGCAGGAGGGTTTCCTCTTCGACGACACGCTGCGCGCGAACGTCCGCTACGGCCGGCTGGACGCCACCGACGCCGAGATCCGGGCCAGCGCCGACGAGCTGGGCCTCTCCGACTGGCTCGACGGGCTGCCCCGCGGCCTCGACACCCAGGTCGGCCAGCGCGGTGAGTCGCTCTCGGCCGGCGAGCGGCAGCTCGTCGCGCTGCTGCGCGCCCATCTCGCCGACCCCGATCTGCTCGTCCTCGACGAGGCCACCAGCGCGGTGGACCCCCAGCTGGAGATGCGGATCGGCCGTGCCCTCGAGCGCCTGATGAGCGGCCGGACGTCGGTCACCATCGCGCACCGGCTCTCCACCGCCGAGTCCGCCGACGAGGTCGTCGTCGTCGACCAGGGCCGCATCGTCCAGCGCGGACCGCACGCGGTCCTCGCCGCCGAGGCCGGCAGCGTCTACGCCGGGCTGCACCGCAGCTGGGTGTCGCAACAGGGCCCCGCCACCTCCTGA
- the hisI gene encoding phosphoribosyl-AMP cyclohydrolase, with translation MPLDPAIADRLKRSAEGLVPAVVQQHDTGEVLMLGWMDDEALQRTLTTGRATYWSRSRREYWVKGDTSGHVQWVKEVRLDCDGDTLLVKVDQVGAACHTGDRTCFDAALLVSVDGLPGD, from the coding sequence ATGCCCCTCGACCCCGCGATCGCCGACCGGCTCAAGCGCTCCGCCGAGGGCCTGGTGCCGGCCGTGGTGCAGCAGCACGACACCGGCGAGGTGCTGATGCTGGGCTGGATGGACGACGAGGCGCTGCAGCGCACGCTGACGACCGGCCGGGCGACGTACTGGAGCCGGTCGCGCCGCGAGTACTGGGTCAAGGGCGACACCTCCGGGCACGTGCAGTGGGTCAAGGAGGTGCGCCTCGACTGCGACGGCGACACCCTGCTGGTCAAGGTCGACCAGGTGGGCGCCGCCTGTCACACCGGCGACCGCACCTGCTTCGACGCCGCCCTGCTCGTCTCCGTGGACGGCCTGCCGGGTGACTAG
- a CDS encoding Trp biosynthesis-associated membrane protein — protein MTRSGFAPLVVLGLASGVGAAVGGNQLWVTFDADEQQDSWGMAFGLSESASVPLATALGLVVLACWGVVLVARGRPRRVVAALGALAAVGTLATYVVGFFTAARDLEDELAGVGLTGVDVDHTRWFWFGLACAVVSAAAAVLAVRLVPHWPEIGSRYDAPGDQDRQEPAAEPSNLDLWKALDEGDDPTR, from the coding sequence GTGACTAGGAGCGGGTTCGCGCCGCTGGTCGTGCTGGGGCTCGCCTCCGGGGTCGGAGCCGCGGTCGGGGGCAACCAGCTCTGGGTCACCTTCGACGCCGACGAGCAGCAGGACTCCTGGGGCATGGCCTTCGGCCTGTCCGAGAGCGCCAGCGTCCCGCTCGCGACCGCGCTCGGCCTGGTCGTCCTGGCCTGCTGGGGCGTCGTGCTGGTCGCGCGAGGCCGCCCGCGCCGGGTGGTGGCGGCCCTCGGCGCCCTCGCTGCCGTGGGCACGCTCGCGACGTACGTCGTGGGGTTCTTCACGGCCGCCCGGGACCTGGAGGATGAGCTCGCCGGGGTGGGCCTCACCGGCGTCGACGTCGACCACACCAGGTGGTTCTGGTTCGGGCTGGCCTGCGCCGTGGTCTCCGCCGCGGCGGCGGTGCTGGCCGTGCGGCTGGTGCCGCACTGGCCGGAGATCGGGAGCCGCTACGACGCCCCCGGCGACCAGGACCGCCAGGAGCCCGCGGCGGAGCCGTCGAACCTGGACCTGTGGAAGGCCCTCGACGAGGGTGACGATCCCACCAGATGA
- a CDS encoding HGxxPAAW family protein: MSDNHGNTPAAWTAVVVGLLGFVVGAIGLMLDPINYTIFWVGVAITLASGVLFVIMAKMGLHGSTH, translated from the coding sequence ATGTCTGACAACCACGGCAACACACCGGCCGCCTGGACGGCCGTGGTCGTCGGACTGCTGGGCTTCGTCGTGGGGGCGATCGGGCTGATGCTCGACCCGATCAACTACACCATCTTCTGGGTGGGCGTGGCGATCACGCTGGCCAGCGGCGTGCTCTTCGTCATCATGGCCAAGATGGGTCTGCACGGTTCCACGCATTGA
- a CDS encoding DUF2752 domain-containing protein yields the protein MAAPLTTIGALGAVTLALRLRDPHDHASWGLCPSALMGFWCPGCGGLRAVNDLTHLQLVDAASSNLALVVALPFALAALALWTADRWRGRRRAVPANAVAWTAFAAVALLVVFTVLRNLSGSWLAP from the coding sequence ATGGCCGCGCCCCTGACCACGATCGGGGCCCTGGGGGCCGTCACCCTCGCGCTGCGCCTGCGTGACCCGCACGACCACGCGAGCTGGGGCCTGTGCCCGAGCGCGCTGATGGGTTTCTGGTGCCCGGGCTGCGGTGGCCTGCGGGCGGTCAACGACCTCACCCACCTGCAGCTGGTCGACGCCGCCTCGAGCAACCTGGCGCTCGTCGTCGCGCTGCCGTTCGCCCTGGCCGCACTGGCGCTGTGGACGGCCGACCGCTGGCGCGGCCGCCGTCGGGCGGTGCCGGCGAACGCGGTCGCGTGGACCGCGTTCGCCGCGGTCGCGCTGCTCGTGGTGTTCACGGTGCTGCGCAACCTCTCGGGCTCCTGGCTCGCGCCCTAG
- a CDS encoding DUF4190 domain-containing protein translates to MSYGQPPPPPPPEGPQYGGPPPGYGAQPQKTSGMAITSLVLGIIGVFPCCSWFVFGIGAVVFGLLGKKDIRESNGAKKGAGLAQWGFILGIVGIALGIVFWVLVATGQVEIDTYTS, encoded by the coding sequence ATGAGCTACGGACAGCCGCCCCCGCCCCCGCCGCCGGAGGGTCCCCAGTACGGCGGACCTCCCCCGGGCTACGGCGCCCAGCCCCAGAAGACCTCGGGGATGGCGATCACCAGCCTGGTGCTGGGCATCATCGGCGTCTTCCCCTGCTGCAGCTGGTTCGTCTTCGGGATCGGCGCCGTCGTGTTCGGTCTGCTGGGGAAGAAGGACATCCGGGAGTCCAACGGCGCGAAGAAGGGCGCCGGCCTGGCCCAGTGGGGCTTCATCCTGGGCATCGTCGGGATCGCGCTCGGCATCGTGTTCTGGGTCCTGGTCGCGACCGGCCAGGTCGAGATCGACACCTACACGAGCTGA
- the trpC gene encoding indole-3-glycerol phosphate synthase TrpC, protein MSVLDDIVAGVRIDLAEREAGLPLADLRAALADADPVRDPMPHFRSLGSSVIAEVKRRSPSKGELADIPDPASLAAEYAAGGAAAISVLTEQRRFGGSLADLRAVRAAVDVPVLRKDFVVTSYQVVEARAAGADLVLLIVAALDDDTLRRLYDEARELGLTVLVEVHDEAETERAVALGAELVGVNARNLKTLAVDNDTFSRLAPLVPDDRVLVAESGISGPQDVTRFVGEGARVVLVGEALVKDGAPREAVAAMTGVEA, encoded by the coding sequence ATGTCCGTGCTCGACGACATCGTCGCCGGCGTGCGGATCGACCTCGCCGAGCGCGAGGCGGGGCTCCCGCTCGCCGACCTGCGCGCCGCGCTCGCCGACGCCGACCCCGTGCGCGACCCGATGCCGCACTTCCGCTCGCTCGGCTCGAGCGTGATCGCCGAGGTCAAGCGCCGCAGTCCCAGCAAGGGCGAGCTGGCCGACATCCCCGACCCGGCCTCGCTCGCCGCCGAGTACGCCGCCGGGGGAGCCGCGGCGATCAGCGTGCTGACCGAGCAGCGCCGCTTCGGCGGCAGCCTGGCCGACCTGCGCGCCGTACGCGCCGCCGTGGACGTCCCCGTGCTGCGCAAGGACTTCGTCGTGACCAGCTACCAGGTCGTCGAGGCCCGCGCGGCCGGCGCGGACCTCGTGCTCCTGATCGTCGCGGCGCTGGACGACGACACCCTGCGCCGCCTCTACGACGAGGCGCGCGAGCTCGGGCTGACCGTGCTGGTCGAGGTGCACGACGAGGCCGAGACCGAGCGGGCGGTGGCGCTGGGCGCCGAGCTCGTCGGGGTCAACGCCCGCAACCTCAAGACCCTCGCGGTCGACAACGACACCTTCTCCCGGCTGGCACCGCTGGTCCCCGACGACCGGGTGCTCGTGGCGGAGTCGGGCATCTCGGGTCCGCAGGACGTCACCCGCTTCGTGGGCGAGGGCGCGCGCGTGGTCCTCGTCGGCGAGGCGCTGGTCAAGGACGGGGCGCCGCGCGAGGCGGTCGCCGCGATGACAGGAGTCGAGGCATGA
- the trpB gene encoding tryptophan synthase subunit beta has translation MTQPASQPTSRYDADDRGWFGDFGGRFMPEALVAALDELTEAWQGAMADPAFVASFEEICREYAGTPSRLYEARRLSDKVGARILLKREDLNHTGAHKIRNVLGQALLTQRMGKKRVIAETGAGQHGVASATAAAYFGMECTVYMGAVDVKRQALNVARMNLLGAKVVPVDGGSATLKDAINEALRDWVSSVDHTAYLFGTAAGPHPFPSMVRDFARGIGDEARAQCLEQYGVLPDAIAACVGGGSNAIGLFQAFLDDEDVAIYGFEPGGDGVETGRHAATIHAADSGVLHGARTYVLQDEDGQTIESHSISAGLDYPGVGPQHAHLAKVGRATYLPVTDAEAMDALALLSRTEGIIPAIESAHALAGALEVAKRLGAEKGPEATILVNLSGRGDKDMETAMEWFDL, from the coding sequence ATGACCCAGCCCGCATCCCAGCCCACCTCCAGGTACGACGCCGACGACCGCGGCTGGTTCGGCGACTTCGGCGGCCGGTTCATGCCGGAGGCGCTGGTCGCCGCGCTCGACGAGCTGACCGAGGCCTGGCAGGGCGCCATGGCCGACCCCGCGTTCGTCGCCTCCTTCGAGGAGATCTGCCGCGAGTACGCCGGCACCCCCAGCCGCCTCTACGAGGCCCGCCGGCTCTCCGACAAGGTCGGCGCCCGGATCCTGCTCAAGCGCGAGGACCTCAACCACACCGGGGCCCACAAGATCCGCAACGTCCTCGGCCAGGCGCTGCTCACCCAGCGGATGGGCAAGAAGCGGGTCATCGCCGAGACCGGTGCCGGCCAGCACGGGGTCGCCAGCGCGACCGCGGCGGCGTACTTCGGCATGGAGTGCACCGTCTACATGGGCGCGGTCGACGTGAAGCGCCAGGCGCTCAACGTCGCCCGGATGAACCTGCTCGGCGCCAAGGTCGTGCCCGTCGACGGCGGCAGCGCCACCCTCAAGGACGCGATCAACGAGGCGCTGCGCGACTGGGTCTCCAGCGTCGACCACACGGCCTACCTCTTCGGGACCGCCGCCGGGCCGCACCCGTTCCCCAGCATGGTGCGCGACTTCGCCCGCGGCATCGGCGACGAGGCGCGGGCCCAGTGCCTCGAGCAGTACGGCGTCCTGCCCGACGCCATCGCCGCCTGCGTGGGCGGCGGCTCCAACGCGATCGGGCTGTTCCAGGCGTTCCTCGACGACGAGGACGTGGCGATCTACGGCTTCGAGCCGGGCGGCGACGGCGTCGAGACCGGGCGCCACGCGGCGACCATCCACGCCGCCGACAGCGGCGTCCTCCACGGCGCGCGCACCTACGTGCTCCAGGACGAGGACGGGCAGACCATCGAGTCCCACTCGATCTCGGCCGGGCTCGACTACCCGGGCGTCGGCCCGCAGCACGCCCACCTGGCCAAGGTCGGCCGGGCGACGTACCTGCCGGTCACCGACGCGGAGGCGATGGACGCGCTGGCCCTGCTCAGCCGCACCGAGGGGATCATCCCGGCCATCGAGTCGGCCCACGCCCTCGCCGGGGCGCTGGAGGTCGCCAAGCGGCTCGGCGCCGAGAAGGGCCCGGAGGCCACCATCTTGGTGAACCTCAGCGGCCGAGGCGACAAGGACATGGAGACCGCCATGGAGTGGTTCGACCTGTGA
- the trpA gene encoding tryptophan synthase subunit alpha, which translates to MSTPTNTSATAFEKARADGRAALVGYLPAGFPDVQGGIDSLRCLVDSGCDVIEIGLPYSDPVMDGPTIQAAAQRALEGGVRTRDVLRTVEAVAATGVPTLVMTYWNPVERYGVPRFAADLASAGGAGLITPDLTPDSAPEWIAAADEHGLDKVFLVAPSSTDARIAMTTAACRGFVYATAVMGVTGTRTTTSDLAGPLVTRTRSTTDLPIGVGLGVSNGDQAAEVASYADGVIVGSAFVRTLLDHDRPTGLRALAALTEDLAAGVRRA; encoded by the coding sequence GTGAGCACCCCGACGAACACCAGCGCGACCGCCTTTGAGAAGGCCCGCGCCGACGGCCGAGCCGCGCTGGTGGGCTACCTGCCGGCCGGCTTCCCCGACGTCCAGGGCGGCATCGACTCGCTGCGCTGCCTGGTCGACTCCGGCTGCGACGTGATCGAGATCGGCCTGCCCTACAGCGACCCGGTGATGGACGGTCCCACGATCCAGGCGGCCGCGCAGCGGGCGCTCGAGGGCGGGGTCCGCACCCGCGACGTGCTGCGCACGGTGGAGGCCGTGGCCGCGACCGGCGTACCCACCCTCGTCATGACCTACTGGAACCCCGTCGAGCGCTACGGCGTCCCGCGCTTCGCCGCCGACCTGGCCAGCGCCGGGGGCGCGGGCCTGATCACCCCCGACCTGACCCCCGACAGCGCACCGGAGTGGATCGCGGCTGCCGACGAGCACGGTCTCGACAAGGTGTTCCTGGTCGCGCCGTCCTCCACCGACGCCCGCATCGCCATGACCACCGCCGCGTGCCGCGGCTTCGTCTACGCCACCGCGGTCATGGGCGTCACCGGCACCCGCACCACCACCAGCGACCTCGCCGGCCCGCTCGTGACCCGCACCAGGAGCACGACCGACCTGCCGATCGGGGTGGGGCTCGGGGTCAGCAACGGCGACCAGGCCGCCGAGGTCGCGTCGTACGCCGACGGGGTCATCGTCGGCTCCGCCTTCGTCCGCACCCTGCTCGACCACGACCGGCCGACCGGCCTGCGTGCGCTCGCGGCCCTCACCGAGGACCTCGCCGCCGGAGTGAGGCGTGCGTAG
- a CDS encoding SCO family protein yields the protein MRRLLLPLVALVLVLSGCSDDEPPAFSGTTLERPYQAPDVALTDTDGQPYSLAADTDKRLTLVFFGYSHCPDICQQVMGALAGAMNRLDAEDREQVDVVFVTTDPARDTPAALRSYLDRLDPSFIGLTGDIESIVEAGKPLAVYVSNGKELPSGGYDLGGHSTQVIGLDSDDEAPVYWDQETSQAEFAADIHTLLAKED from the coding sequence GTGCGTAGGCTGCTGCTGCCGCTGGTCGCGCTCGTGCTCGTGCTGTCCGGCTGCAGCGACGACGAGCCGCCGGCGTTCTCGGGCACCACCCTGGAGCGCCCCTACCAGGCGCCGGACGTGGCGCTGACCGACACCGACGGACAGCCGTACTCCCTGGCCGCCGACACCGACAAGCGGCTGACGCTGGTCTTCTTCGGCTACTCCCACTGCCCCGACATCTGCCAGCAGGTCATGGGCGCGTTGGCCGGCGCCATGAACCGGCTCGACGCCGAGGACCGCGAGCAGGTCGACGTCGTCTTCGTGACCACCGACCCCGCGCGCGACACCCCGGCGGCCCTGCGCAGCTACCTGGACCGCCTGGACCCGTCGTTCATCGGCCTGACCGGTGACATCGAGTCCATCGTCGAGGCCGGCAAGCCGCTCGCCGTCTACGTCAGCAACGGCAAGGAGCTGCCCAGCGGCGGCTACGATCTGGGCGGGCACAGCACCCAGGTCATCGGCCTCGACAGCGACGACGAGGCTCCGGTCTACTGGGACCAGGAGACCAGCCAGGCGGAGTTCGCCGCCGACATCCACACCCTGCTCGCCAAGGAGGACTGA
- the lgt gene encoding prolipoprotein diacylglyceryl transferase, with protein MAVTALSIPSPDSGVWHLGWLPIRGYALSIILGIVVAIWIGERRWVARGGRPGDVQDLAIWAVPFGLVGARLYHVATDSGLYFGDGENPVTALYIWRGGLGIWGGVAMGALGVVIGARRKGIRLLPVLDAMAPGVLVAQAIGRWGNWFNQELYGRPTDLPWGLEIDPANWPSGLAFAPGTTFHPTFLYEFVWNLAAFALVIWADRRFRLGHGRVLALYVMAYTAGRGWIEYLRIDTVELNDVGGLRFNVWVSIVLFVAAAVYFVISLRRWPGREESVWRDGHGPSGETTEAPDDVADADPDVGETSGAPEASEDATT; from the coding sequence ATGGCGGTCACCGCGCTCTCGATCCCCAGCCCGGACTCGGGGGTGTGGCACCTCGGGTGGCTCCCCATCCGTGGCTACGCCTTGTCGATCATCCTCGGCATCGTGGTCGCCATCTGGATCGGCGAGCGCCGCTGGGTCGCGCGCGGCGGCCGGCCGGGCGACGTGCAGGACCTGGCGATCTGGGCGGTGCCGTTCGGGCTCGTCGGGGCCCGGCTCTACCACGTCGCGACCGACAGCGGCCTGTACTTCGGCGACGGGGAGAACCCGGTCACCGCGCTGTACATCTGGCGCGGTGGCCTCGGCATCTGGGGCGGCGTGGCGATGGGCGCGCTCGGGGTCGTCATCGGCGCCCGGCGCAAGGGGATCCGGCTGCTGCCGGTGCTCGACGCCATGGCCCCGGGCGTCCTCGTGGCGCAGGCGATCGGCCGGTGGGGCAACTGGTTCAACCAGGAGCTCTACGGGCGACCCACCGACCTGCCGTGGGGACTGGAGATCGACCCGGCCAACTGGCCCTCCGGGCTCGCCTTCGCCCCGGGCACGACCTTCCACCCGACGTTCCTCTACGAGTTCGTCTGGAACCTCGCTGCCTTCGCGCTGGTGATCTGGGCCGACCGCCGCTTCCGGCTCGGCCACGGCCGGGTCCTGGCGCTGTACGTGATGGCCTACACGGCCGGGCGCGGCTGGATCGAGTACCTCCGGATCGACACCGTCGAGCTGAACGACGTGGGCGGCCTGCGCTTCAACGTGTGGGTCTCGATCGTGCTGTTCGTGGCCGCGGCGGTCTACTTCGTCATCAGCCTGCGGCGCTGGCCCGGGCGCGAGGAGAGCGTCTGGCGAGACGGGCACGGTCCGAGCGGTGAGACGACCGAGGCCCCCGACGATGTGGCCGACGCCGACCCAGATGTGGGGGAGACCTCCGGCGCCCCGGAGGCCTCCGAGGACGCCACCACCTGA